TCAGGGCAATCAAGTCCGTCTATTATGACACATGCGGTAAATCTACGTCCGAGAATTGATCCTCCCCTGCCACACTCTGCTTCTGGGAATCTTTCTTGGCTGGCAATTGCACCAGCACCGTCGACAGATCAGCTGCAGGATTTGGTAAATGCAATCAGAAATGCAGTGAAGAAGATAGACAAGGATTACACGAGGGAGATGCGAGGGGGAAATGGGATTTCCTTGATGAGTGATTTTCTTGAGCAAATTGGAGAATTGGTGCCAGAAAATGTGGAAATATACAGGTTTGTTAGTTGGGCTAACTTGCAAAATTATGAAGCTGATTTTGGGTGGGGAAAGCCTGTTTGGGAAAGTACTGCTGGGTTTCCGTTCAAGAATGTCATAATCTTCATTGAAACAAGAGTCGGCCATGGTCTTGAAGCTTGGGTGAGCTTGGATGGGCATGACATGACCATTTTCGAGAACAACCTACAGCTGTGTTCATTTGTTTCCTCGATTGATCAgaatgtttaattaatttccaaTGTTTTAATTACCAATTAGTTTAAgtgtttttttcccctctttcttAATGTGTTATGTGCTCGTAACGAAAAGGATTAAGATctcctacaatttcaaataaattgtaaattttcaaattacagaaTTTAAGTTATTTCTAAGCATTCAAACGCCTAAAAAATGTGCATATAACAAAAACGTGGCATGTTATCAAggcatcaaaaaaaaaaaatcctcgcAAAAAGCTTCTTCACTTTTCCAGAAGAATTCTTATtcagaaaaccaaaaaatagcTTTTGGATCAAAGTTTTTTATAACATATAGAACAAGAATCTATTGAAAATATACTCGATTCTTAATGGTAACATataacatttttaatatgtggcaTTTTTGAAGCGTTTCGATGTTTAGAAATTgcctaaattttgtaatttgagagTTTTACAAAGGATTCTAATCCgagttttgttaaaataatctTTAAATAGACTATAATGAAATAAGATCCAAACTGATAAGAACTCTAATTTTGaaataatgataaaattaatcCTAATTATTCATCATAATCTTAAACTAACCTAATTCTTATATTAAAGATTACTCTATAACTACTAGGAAGGACAGAAGAACATATCCCCTACTCGGATCATATCAATATTAAAGATTATTTTAGTGCCAAATCGTTAACCAAGAGGACCCACAAAAAAGGATTATGAGAATTAATTAAAGTTCTTCGATACTTCGGTCAGAATTTACTTTGGAGAAAGAATTAGGtcgaagaagaaaagtgtttcgCTAAAATTGAACATAGACCTGAATGACCGTAATTAATCGttccctttcattttttaagagGTTAATGGGTTGTGGCCTCTACTTTGTTGGACATATAGATTCGTCATTTCTTGAGAATAATAGAATGTCAGTAGTCTAGGAAGGACCGGCCGAAATATAGGgagtgtttgttaaacaacaccccacCACACCGCATTGTTCATAAACCACGGCACTGTTcatggattaaaaaaaagaaaaaaataataataataattggtatagaaaaatgaaaaagtagtattaggaagtaaaaaattttgttttgtagtatttttttatttgaatagtaataaaaagtaaatgattggatataaaaagtgagtgatttgatataaaagtaagaatatttttttgggaaaaaaataaagtgattaGTGTGGTGGATGTGGGGGAATGTGGGGTAATATTGTTTGTCtgtgtttggatttgttgttgttgtttttattttatattttatttttttggtttttccccTAAACAAATTGGGAAAGGAATTTAGGATCAAAATACCGAAAAAGGGATATTTCTCTAACAATAaatccaaaatgaaaaatacagtGTAGCAAATACAACCAAAGAGTAAGAAATGTGTTAAAAAATGACATGATTCTCTCTAGAGGACCGCAAAAAAGGGTAACTCAAACAAGCCGAGGAGCATGGGAAGGGACACAAACTTCAAAAAGTGATCGGAAGGTGATTGCTAATAcctatttgaaattaaaagacaactAGAGCGGGCTAACTGAGAATACTCCAACAAACACATTTAGCTTGTATCATGTGTCTGTGCACACAAAACACAAGCTGAAAGTGTCACGCGTTCTTAATTACTGATGTGACACTCCTGACTTGCGCCCTATGCCATACCCATTTGAATGATCCTACTTACCGTTTAAACAGACGATGTACATCTTTATGaatttgtcatttaaaaaatctTTGATTTAGGAATCCTTGTTCTTTAGAATTAGgagtttttaattgaaataattagGGACTCCAATGAATTTGTCATTTAAAAAGTCTTTGATTTAGGAATCCTTATTCTTAAGAATTAGgagtttttaattgaaataattagGGATTCCAATTCCTCAATTATTAGGCATCATTCATGATTTAATCCGAAGAATTGAGTTAAAAGAATTGCAAAATAATTGTCGATGGTCGGTTAGCTACTTTCCTAGGTAGGTGTTGTTGTCGTCCTTAGTGAAATGAACAACACCTAATCTCTCTTAAGCCTGAGAATTGAATCAGCAACCCTCACCGCATGATGATGGTGGATGATGGTGGATGATGGCTGAATCAAGAGCAGAATATATATGTGCTGATACCAATTCATTGTTGTGAGGATTTAGTCCCAAAGAATATGCTTATATAGAACATAACGAACAACATAGAATTCTCTTGAGATATTATATGTACACTTTGTAGCGTCTAGGACTCAAAGGCAGCCCAATGTAATCTCACAATTATGTGTTTTGTCTTTTCTCTTTGTTCACACAAGAGACGGCAACAATAATTAATCCTCATataaaatgcttttcttttattttttatttttattatttttttttttttacatgtccacacaagagaagggggatgaagaattcgaactagtgaccttctcttcattaggcgtggtccacagccgattaaATTACCCTTGAGAACAAATGCTTTTCTTTTAGGCCAGGaaattatataaagaaaatcCACAACTTTATGTTCATATTGGTCACTTACTGTAGCTCTCAATGTCTTCGGAACAAGAATCATATTCATTTACTTTGGTAGATTTTTCTTGTCAGAGACATTAGAATTTGTAGATTCTTTATGAATATAACATGCAATTCTAGGAATCAGCTCCATTAGTGTATGTATCCTAAGaaaccaatattgaatattctatatataaagTTCCCGcttctatattattattttaaaaagattatTCAAGTTACAATTTGAGCGGTTTTCTAAAATCACTAAACTAAATATGTGACTTAACACCCATGAGCATCTTTATAATATACGCattcaatgacaatctactcaCTCAACATGGAATTAACTTTCAGAATAATCTAGTAACACCATGTGGCCGGCAACGAGTACCTTAATGATTTGAGTGGAAGAGATTGTCAACGTTTCGAAAAGTTAGTTTTACATTGAATTGGTGGATTATAAGTCTCTTACATTGGTTATTTATTAGGTGATTTTAGAaagttttaattataatttggcTAGCTAGTCCTTATAAACTGTTAAAGCAAACGTGGTTAATCAGTGCTTTCACTTAGTCGTTACATTTTTCAATCAATTCAATTGGTTAAATGAGCCACCTGCTAATTGAAAGCACCTACCAAAAGATCACATTAACGAAACTGATCATGAGGGTATGACTCAATGAACTTGTTcattgtagtatatatatagatttaaaGAGGTGAAAAAGGGATGAATAGTTTCTCACCAACTGTTCATGTTCAACCAAAAACCGTGGTTGTTGCACTACTGCTTGGGGGCTCCTAACGGAGTCTTTTTGCACTTATATACCGTTTTGTGCGGCCCTTAAAGAAGTTTGGAATCTTTTTCGAACCATTGCCTTGTATTTGTGTTTTCCTCTGTATTAACTTTTCCGTTTGAGTCTTCTTGTTGAGGAATCCACCccgctttgtttgtttgttttcttgtaaCACTTGTtccattattgaataaaaaattcttttttaaaaaaaaagaggtgaaaAATGGATGAACATGTAGAGAGTGGGACAATTTGATCCGAAGAAGACATTCACCTTTTAAGATTCTCATCTTATTATTGCGTATTAAATATGTTGGCGTCCTGCGCATGGAATGGAAAAGTGGGACAAGAAGTAAACATCCAAATCCCTTGGAGAGGGACAGATTATAATTGGtcgatatgattatattaatgtGTCTTGGTGGAAGTGAGACACCCATGTGTCTTCTGTTCCCAGCTAGAATTGCTATACCTTGTAATTATCACCAATGCCTCTATATATATCATCCTTATTCGATCAAATAGTCTTTCAGAGCCTTGTTGAATATTTCTTAATTAGATCAAAGGGAAAGAGGCAAGGATAGATTCCAAGTAATGGCTCAAAAATACTTGTCAAATGAGGTCTACAACAATGAAAACTGTGATGCAGAGAGTGCAGATGATCTCTGTATTTCAGCCATGGCTTACTATCCTTTCCCATATATGCCTATGTTAGAGGACAATGATTCTACCTGGATCGATATCCTCTCCTTCCCAGATGAAACAAGAGATCATAAGAAGCTGAGGCGAACTATAACAACTTTTGCTGATCATGAAAGCAAAGATAGTTGTTGTATTGGccgcagcagcagcagcagcagcttgAGTAGCATGCCAGGGCAGAATTTCCGGGATCATATATCCACTTATAATCAAAGATATCTTGCAGCTGAAGCTGTTGAAGAGGCTGCTGCAGCAGCAGCCATGATCAATGCTGAGGAAGAAGATGGAAGTGCTGATGGGATGAAGCTTGTTCGACTTCTCATTGCTTGTGCTGAAGCTGTGGCTTGTCGTGACAGATCACACGCCTCTGTTTTACTCTCTGAGCTTCGAGCAAATGCTTTGGTTCATGGCTCTTCCTTTCAGCGTGTGGCTTCTTGCTTTGTCCAGGGCCTTGCTGGTAGGCTGGTCCAACCATTTGGAGCAGTCGGTTTTGCAGCACCCATTATGAACATAATGGATGTTTCcacagagaaaaaagaagaggccTTTAGCCTTGTTTATGAAAATTGCCCAAATATTAAATTTGGTCACTTTGTTGCCAACGCAACAATATTGGAAGCCTTTGAACGAAAGAGTTTTTTTCATGTGGTGGATTTGGGGATGACCCTTGGTTTGGCACACGGCCATCAGTGGCGTGGGCTGATCGACGGCCTTGCCAACCGAGGCAGCGGTCAGCCGCTCTGCCACCTTCGAATAACCAGCGTCGGTCTTTCCATTGACCGATTCCAGATCATCGGAGATGAGCTCAAGAGTTATGCAAAAAGAATGGGGATAAAATTTGAGTTCTCTGTGGTGAAATGCAACTTGGAAAATCTGCAGCCTCAAGACATCAAAGTGTTTGAGGGTGAAGTTCTAGTTGTGAATAGCATCCTCCAGTTGCATTGTGTAGTCAAGGAAAGTCGAGGAGCTCTTAATTCAGTCCTGCAGTTAATTTACAAGTTCTCACCAAGGCTTTTGGTTCTGGTTGAGCAGGATTCAAGCCATAATGGGCCTTTCTTTCTTGGGAGATTCATGGAAGCACTGCACTACTACTCTGCAATTTTCGACTCCCTAGACACCATGCTACCTAAATATGATACAAAGCGTGCCAAGACGGAACAATTCTACTTTGCTGAGGAGATTAAGAACATTGTGAGCTGTGAGGGGCCAGCAAGAGTGGAAAGGCATGAGAAGGTGGACCAGTGGCGCAGGAGGCTGAGCAGGGCAGGATTTCAGGCTGCACCCATTAAGCAGATGGCTCAGGCCAAGCAATGGCTTGGCGAAAATAAGGCCTTTGAAGGTTACACCATTATGGAAGACAAGGGTTCCTTGGTGCTTGGCTGGAAATCCAGGCCAATTGTCGCAGTTTCTTGCTGGAAGTGCTAATTAACTCGCAAACAATTTCCAATAAACAGATCCAACATCATGGGCACAGATGTGTGGTTATGCAACTAAATAATTTGTATCACAAATACAATCAGTGAGTGAAAAACACAGCATTTGGAGTGAAAAATAAGTGATTTGAGTTTGAACTACTTAAAGCTGTTCAGGGTGACTGGACAAATGAAATAAGAGTAGCATCGGCGGTTTGCTTTGCATATAGGCCCGGTTCATGAATTGTAGATACAGGCAAacttcaatttgttttattttttaatgaccAAAACTGACTGTAATTGGCTCTCTTTTTTTCTGAATCCTTTTGTAATATTGTCAAATAATACAAGTGAGGAAGTAGGGTTTGCATATATTTTCTAGCAAAATCTACAACagagaatattttcttttcctgtGCAAAAATAGTACAAcattaaggggaaaaaataacCCAGAAAAAGAAGTAGATGTAAATTCTAACATCAGCGCTACCAAACGGTTGTCTCCACATCACTCCAGCCAATTGTAAGTATTCATGCATCATAAGTCATAGCTAACATGTTCTGATTTATGATGTTAGTATTGAGGTGCAATAATGCCATTTTGTTCACTTGGACGGCTCTTACCTTGTAGGAGTACAATTTCGAATACAATAAAAGGCTTTGACTTCTTTTACTAGAcaccaattgatttttataTGAGATGGTCAAATGCTCGATCCACcacatgatatcagagctatAATCATGGGTACGAGTTGCAGGAAACTCATGTTGAGAGAGGGATTGTTGAGGTGTAACAATGTCTTGCTATGCTCACTTAAACGGCTCTTAGAATATGTTTTACGATTTGCaatttcgaatgccataaaaagCTTTGACTATAAATAACTTTTCTCTATGCACATAAAATCACTATGATCAACTTCAATTCTTGGTTTCTTTGTCTAAAGGGTCTTCATATGCACCACTAAAGCAAGTGATTTGTCATCGCTTCAACCCTTATTTACCTTAAGACCAGCTACCatatttctaccaaaaaaatgtGCTATtcgttaaagtaatggttaagtgattaaatttacatcttcctactaagttaagcttttggaataactagtaatttaacactCTTTGTTATGAGATGATTTGGTATGGATTCAAAAttcttaaatatatatttttttaattttttatttaactttgaCCATTCGATCGTGTCCTTTCGCGCTTTTAAAATACGGTTTTAACTCATGCATGTTGCTTGATGAGTTCTTTTATATTACTCAATTGAAGGGACAATGTCTGCACTTCCTATATCCATTTCTGAAAAGTTAAATAGAAAATGAGGAAATTAGACGTTTAACTTTTCATAGTCATTGGTGGTAAAGTTACCCTTTAATCaaccaattgaaaaacaaatagcatgactttaacccaaaaaaaaaaaaaaaaactttcctaGCTATATGGCAACATAAATTGTTGTTTAGCTGCTATAAATTGAGGCTTAATACAAGACATTCAAACAACAAAAGTAATTTTACAGAAGGGAGGAGTTTTGTGGCTATAAAggttaattatgaaaatatttgttttaataataatgatggTGTTGGCCATCCTTGTTCAAGCTGCGGTGCAAGCAAACAACCCCTCGTTTTCTGATAATCTCTTTCTGAATCATTCCCCCTCGCTCGCTTCTTTTCCGCGTTCTCCTCCAATTATCTCCTTCTCTCCATATCATGATCCTAAATTTCAAAGTAACCCTTCAAACTTACGAAATAATCCCAAGGGGAAAGAAAATCTTGGTTCAAAAAATACTCAAGATGAAGAAAAACTTCCTGGTTCAGAACTAACATATTCAGAAAGAGTATGTTTGGATCATTGCAGAAAAATCATAACATACCGACGGCTTTCTGATCCCTTCCTCAAGCTGGAATATCTTACTTGTGTTAGAGATTGCTTGCGATATTGAATTTGGTCGGTACAAATATCTTACATACCGACGGCTTTCTGATCCCTCTCTctacttttattttctcaaaacataTATTATACAATGCTCACAAGATCAATTATTTTATCTCTATTACTTTCACTAAAAGAGTCGTGACCATATCCATTTTATcttcaattttaattccttgttgaaaaaagaatcataaaactaattaatacTTTTTTCGGTACAAAAATAATCCTAGAAtgtggaaaaagaaattaaacgACGAATTTGAGACATAAATCCCAATAATCTCTGCCTTgaactaaatttttttcatttctcgaAATGTTTTATTCAAAATTAGGGTAATTTATGTTATGTTTTACAACAATATTGTActctaaataaatatattaagatcTAACATAATTAACCACAAGAAATGGGATTGAAATTGtgtacgtgtgtgtgtgtgtgtttttttttttttacctcacTAATTAATGTTACTTATGCATGCAATATCATGACCTGCAGGCCCATGAAGATAAATCCGGCTGCTATCATTCGCCTAGTGTGCTATTTCctgttttttttccctattttttgtTGGCttcctttttgttgtttttttttttgtttctctgtatttgttttttccttcctttttttccctgtacatttttcctttctgtttttgttgcttgtaataaggctatgTCGTCTCTTTTGATCTGCCTGCTTGATACTCTGTGGGGTATTTgcttttggtccagacctttggttGTTGTTGTGAACGATATCCCGGCTTTCGGGTTGAGGATGATGAGTTTCGGTTTGGGGGTTTTT
This genomic interval from Corylus avellana chromosome ca3, CavTom2PMs-1.0 contains the following:
- the LOC132173505 gene encoding stemmadenine O-acetyltransferase-like, producing MEVSRAKSGQSSPSIMTHAVNLRPRIDPPLPHSASGNLSWLAIAPAPSTDQLQDLVNAIRNAVKKIDKDYTREMRGGNGISLMSDFLEQIGELVPENVEIYRFVSWANLQNYEADFGWGKPVWESTAGFPFKNVIIFIETRVGHGLEAWVSLDGHDMTIFENNLQLCSFVSSIDQNV
- the LOC132173569 gene encoding GRAS family protein RAD1-like, with the translated sequence MAQKYLSNEVYNNENCDAESADDLCISAMAYYPFPYMPMLEDNDSTWIDILSFPDETRDHKKLRRTITTFADHESKDSCCIGRSSSSSSLSSMPGQNFRDHISTYNQRYLAAEAVEEAAAAAAMINAEEEDGSADGMKLVRLLIACAEAVACRDRSHASVLLSELRANALVHGSSFQRVASCFVQGLAGRLVQPFGAVGFAAPIMNIMDVSTEKKEEAFSLVYENCPNIKFGHFVANATILEAFERKSFFHVVDLGMTLGLAHGHQWRGLIDGLANRGSGQPLCHLRITSVGLSIDRFQIIGDELKSYAKRMGIKFEFSVVKCNLENLQPQDIKVFEGEVLVVNSILQLHCVVKESRGALNSVLQLIYKFSPRLLVLVEQDSSHNGPFFLGRFMEALHYYSAIFDSLDTMLPKYDTKRAKTEQFYFAEEIKNIVSCEGPARVERHEKVDQWRRRLSRAGFQAAPIKQMAQAKQWLGENKAFEGYTIMEDKGSLVLGWKSRPIVAVSCWKC